A stretch of Campylobacter showae DNA encodes these proteins:
- the ruvB gene encoding Holliday junction branch migration DNA helicase RuvB produces MDRIVEIEKISFENDFEVSLRPTRFEDYIGQGKIKQNLGVFIKAAKKRGECLDHVLFYGPPGLGKTTLAHIIANEMGVSIKMTAAPMIEKSGDLAAVLTNLQEGDVLFIDEIHRLSPAIEEVLYPAMEDFRLDIIIGSGPAAQTIKIDLPKFTLIGATTRAGMISAPLRDRFGMDFRLQFYTREELARIVQIASVKLGKECEKAAALEVAARSRATPRIALRLLKRIRDFAEVNDEAIISQPRAKEALDALGVNDIGFDEMDIKYLEILLAAKRRPMGLSTIAAALSEDEGTVEDVIEPYLLANGYIERTAKGRLASAKAYEVFKLKFDGDTQKGLFEE; encoded by the coding sequence ATGGATAGAATAGTCGAAATAGAAAAAATAAGCTTCGAGAACGATTTTGAGGTGTCGCTACGCCCCACGCGCTTTGAGGACTACATCGGACAGGGAAAGATCAAGCAAAATTTAGGCGTCTTTATAAAGGCCGCTAAAAAGCGCGGCGAGTGCCTAGATCACGTGCTTTTCTACGGACCGCCGGGCCTTGGCAAGACGACGCTGGCGCACATCATTGCAAACGAAATGGGCGTGAGCATCAAGATGACGGCTGCGCCCATGATAGAAAAAAGCGGCGATCTGGCAGCGGTGCTGACAAATTTGCAAGAGGGTGACGTGCTCTTTATCGACGAGATACATCGCCTAAGCCCCGCGATCGAGGAGGTGCTGTATCCTGCGATGGAGGACTTTCGCCTAGATATCATTATAGGCTCGGGACCTGCGGCGCAGACTATCAAGATCGACCTACCTAAATTTACGCTGATCGGCGCTACGACGCGCGCAGGAATGATCTCGGCACCCCTGCGAGATAGATTTGGGATGGATTTTAGGCTGCAGTTTTATACCAGAGAGGAGCTGGCTCGTATCGTGCAGATCGCCTCGGTAAAGCTTGGCAAAGAGTGCGAAAAAGCCGCCGCTCTCGAGGTCGCCGCTCGCTCGCGCGCCACGCCTAGGATCGCACTACGGCTGCTAAAACGCATAAGAGACTTTGCCGAGGTAAACGACGAAGCGATCATCTCGCAACCTCGCGCCAAAGAGGCTCTAGACGCGCTTGGCGTAAACGACATAGGATTTGACGAGATGGATATCAAGTACCTAGAAATCCTGCTCGCCGCCAAACGCCGCCCGATGGGTCTAAGCACGATCGCGGCAGCTCTAAGCGAGGACGAGGGCACGGTCGAGGACGTGATCGAGCCCTATCTGCTCGCTAACGGCTACATCGAGCGCACGGCAAAAGGCAGGCTAGCTAGCGCCAAAGCCTACGAGGTGTTTAAGCTCAAATTTGACGGCGATACGCAAAAGGGATTGTTTGAGGAGTAG
- a CDS encoding Hpt domain-containing protein, producing the protein MGILRSLEIDYSYDIVEEFLSHYSLMCDLMEPLIIGLTRPDRYSGYIGELFRIFHNIKSAAGFMKLDPILKLTTLAEEICGEARDLQGPANDDFVDWLLLLSDQFNRYKNDIENDTEFFSPLDANIVKIPQKLDV; encoded by the coding sequence ATGGGAATACTAAGAAGCCTCGAGATAGACTACTCTTACGACATCGTGGAGGAGTTTTTGTCGCATTACTCCTTGATGTGCGATCTGATGGAACCGCTCATCATAGGGCTCACCAGGCCGGATAGGTATAGCGGCTATATCGGCGAGCTTTTTAGAATTTTTCATAATATTAAGTCTGCCGCAGGCTTTATGAAGCTTGATCCTATATTAAAATTAACTACTTTAGCCGAGGAAATTTGCGGCGAAGCAAGGGATCTACAAGGACCCGCAAACGATGACTTCGTAGACTGGCTGCTTTTATTGAGCGACCAGTTTAACAGATACAAAAACGATATAGAAAACGATACCGAGTTTTTCAGTCCGCTGGACGCCAATATCGTAAAAATTCCCCAAAAACTAGACGTTTGA
- a CDS encoding tyrosine-type recombinase/integrase yields MIAQKAVKFADVAREWVEKEQTKSTSSLSRETGRINNYLMPYLKDGDVKTLARRDYAQVIERIQEAETKKGISHDTSKRTFRLLRKILDLAVNKGYIDHNPTRDIIFADTFKTSKCENYRAITAPERLGELLRAFDGFRGSNSTKQALVFGAHTFLRSANVRELKWQYVSFDKNLIVFPADAMKMRADFAVPISKQVKELLKAQYEIRRGDFVFPSDITSLKPLSENTLNYALKRLGFGDETVFHGLRATASTLLNENIKRHGKDAEIIDLCLDHRERNKIKSIYDRSQRLEERAELMQWWSDYLDEAKGE; encoded by the coding sequence GTGATAGCTCAAAAGGCGGTTAAATTTGCGGACGTGGCGCGCGAGTGGGTAGAAAAAGAGCAGACAAAAAGCACCTCATCGCTAAGCAGAGAAACGGGGCGGATAAATAATTATCTTATGCCCTATCTAAAAGACGGCGACGTTAAAACGCTAGCGCGCAGAGACTACGCGCAGGTCATCGAGCGCATACAAGAAGCCGAGACCAAAAAAGGCATAAGCCACGACACGAGCAAGCGCACGTTTAGGCTACTTCGTAAGATTTTAGACCTAGCCGTCAATAAAGGCTACATAGACCATAACCCGACGAGGGATATTATTTTTGCCGACACCTTTAAAACCTCAAAATGCGAGAACTACAGGGCGATCACCGCCCCCGAGAGGCTAGGCGAGCTTTTAAGGGCGTTTGACGGCTTTAGAGGCTCAAATAGCACTAAGCAGGCGTTAGTATTCGGCGCACATACCTTTTTACGTAGCGCAAACGTCAGAGAACTAAAATGGCAATACGTTAGCTTTGATAAAAACCTCATCGTATTTCCAGCGGACGCAATGAAAATGCGCGCAGACTTCGCCGTGCCGATAAGCAAGCAAGTAAAAGAGCTTTTAAAAGCTCAATACGAGATAAGGCGGGGCGATTTCGTATTTCCTAGCGACATAACGAGCCTAAAACCGCTAAGCGAGAATACGCTTAACTACGCGCTTAAGCGGCTAGGTTTCGGCGACGAGACGGTTTTTCACGGACTAAGGGCGACCGCCTCGACGCTACTAAACGAAAATATCAAACGACACGGCAAAGACGCGGAAATAATAGATCTTTGCCTAGACCACAGAGAGCGAAACAAAATAAAATCAATCTACGATAGAAGCCAAAGACTAGAGGAGCGCGCCGAGCTTATGCAATGGTGGAGCGATTATCTAGACGAAGCGAAAGGGGAATAA
- a CDS encoding OprD family outer membrane porin, which produces MKLAKLSLAAVLALGFLGAANAADTFGEAFTKGKLAGKIQATYVDQKDERAPIHDEQLTSIQLELGYVTDPFYGFRLGITGQGNFLPFNSMRKSGTLYDKEWRTQGAVMSEAYLGYGIGQTDIKFGRQYVNTPLVAGNPTRAFKEAFEGLTIVNKDIPNTTLIGGWYYKFQGRSAVVTGGKEGRAPHFKDRVIVGGMGPVAYEFDNIFTGAVINQGIPNLKLTGAYARVTDLRRGALQGDINFYLAEANYKVPVGDFKLGFDAMYKGSRTTRGLEDLNYDGNMIGLRAGIYDFVGFSASYAYTTIGDNDALAFGLGNGPGSYTLLPIRGPFVFTGYAGMNTHKLLFEYDFKEVGAEGLKAKLHLVKGKQDAPHRNAGPTAANTHMNVKGWAAQASYDIPWVKGLSASITYTALERKNFDAMGAVKKTDNNELWLQVGYKFNLLN; this is translated from the coding sequence ATGAAACTAGCAAAACTAAGTTTGGCCGCCGTTTTGGCGCTTGGCTTTTTAGGCGCAGCAAACGCAGCCGATACCTTTGGGGAGGCGTTTACCAAAGGAAAACTAGCGGGCAAGATCCAGGCTACCTATGTCGATCAAAAAGACGAGCGCGCGCCGATACACGACGAGCAGCTGACGTCTATACAGCTTGAGCTTGGATACGTGACCGATCCGTTTTACGGCTTTAGGCTCGGCATTACTGGGCAGGGCAACTTCTTGCCGTTTAACAGCATGAGAAAAAGCGGCACTCTATACGACAAAGAATGGAGAACGCAGGGCGCGGTAATGTCCGAAGCGTATCTAGGCTACGGCATAGGGCAGACTGATATAAAATTTGGCCGTCAGTACGTAAACACTCCGCTAGTAGCGGGCAACCCGACGCGCGCGTTTAAAGAGGCGTTTGAGGGTCTAACGATCGTAAATAAAGACATACCAAACACCACCCTGATCGGCGGCTGGTATTATAAATTTCAAGGCAGAAGCGCCGTCGTAACGGGCGGCAAAGAGGGGCGCGCTCCGCACTTTAAAGACAGAGTAATCGTCGGCGGTATGGGGCCTGTGGCGTATGAGTTTGATAATATCTTTACCGGCGCGGTCATCAACCAAGGCATACCGAATCTAAAACTAACCGGCGCATACGCTAGAGTGACCGATCTTAGACGTGGCGCTTTGCAGGGCGACATCAACTTTTACCTGGCCGAAGCAAACTACAAAGTACCCGTCGGCGACTTTAAGCTCGGATTTGACGCGATGTATAAGGGCTCTCGCACTACAAGAGGCTTAGAAGATCTAAACTACGACGGAAATATGATCGGTCTAAGAGCGGGGATTTATGATTTTGTGGGATTTAGCGCCTCTTATGCCTATACGACCATCGGCGACAACGACGCTTTGGCGTTTGGTCTAGGTAACGGCCCTGGCTCATACACGCTGCTTCCTATCCGCGGACCTTTCGTGTTTACAGGATATGCGGGCATGAATACGCATAAACTTTTGTTTGAATACGACTTTAAAGAAGTGGGCGCCGAGGGCCTAAAAGCAAAACTACATCTAGTAAAAGGCAAACAAGACGCCCCTCACCGCAATGCAGGTCCGACCGCGGCTAATACGCACATGAACGTCAAGGGCTGGGCGGCTCAGGCTAGCTACGATATACCGTGGGTCAAGGGGCTAAGCGCAAGCATCACCTACACGGCTCTTGAGAGAAAGAACTTTGATGCTATGGGTGCAGTCAAAAAGACCGATAACAACGAGCTTTGGCTGCAAGTCGGATATAAATTTAACCTTCTAAACTAG
- a CDS encoding AI-2E family transporter, translating into MNNRVFFGVFALCALALVVYLFKPFLLNIFIAALLAVATSNVNVKFLQLTKGKRTLSAALTTLALFSLFIAPLLYAVIEIAKHAANFNTGYITNTLNYFQSGNFQLPEPIKFLEPKIKEMIADIDVKAISANLIANLAGIGKSSVNFLVDMIFILVFFFFAVLYGSELVGYLKSALPMKESESEFILSEVANVMSVVLYSIVINAILQGCLFAIITISYGYNGFLMGILFAFTSLVPVVGGLLAWGPISLYEFANGNTAAAIVIAVYTIIVISVVADTFLKPIVIKFINDKLVKIPTKINELLLFFSMIAGISTFGFWGLILGPAIVTFFISTIKLYTLLKERAVV; encoded by the coding sequence ATGAATAATCGAGTGTTTTTTGGCGTCTTCGCTCTTTGTGCGTTGGCGCTGGTCGTGTACCTTTTTAAGCCGTTTTTGCTAAATATCTTTATCGCCGCCTTGCTAGCCGTCGCCACCTCAAACGTCAACGTCAAATTTTTACAGCTAACGAAGGGCAAAAGGACGCTCTCGGCGGCTCTTACCACGCTTGCGCTATTTTCGCTATTTATCGCGCCGCTTTTGTACGCCGTGATCGAGATCGCTAAACACGCCGCAAACTTTAACACCGGCTACATAACAAACACGCTAAATTATTTTCAAAGCGGGAATTTTCAGCTGCCAGAGCCGATCAAATTTCTAGAACCAAAAATCAAAGAGATGATCGCCGATATCGACGTCAAGGCTATCTCGGCAAATCTCATCGCAAATTTAGCCGGTATTGGAAAATCAAGCGTAAATTTTCTCGTAGATATGATTTTTATCCTCGTGTTTTTCTTTTTTGCGGTGCTTTACGGCAGCGAGCTCGTGGGCTACCTAAAAAGCGCGCTTCCGATGAAGGAGAGCGAGAGCGAGTTTATCCTCAGCGAAGTGGCCAACGTCATGAGCGTCGTGCTTTATTCTATCGTGATAAACGCGATTTTGCAGGGTTGCCTCTTTGCTATCATTACGATTTCCTACGGCTATAACGGCTTTTTGATGGGCATACTCTTTGCCTTTACTTCGCTCGTGCCAGTCGTTGGCGGATTGCTTGCTTGGGGGCCTATTAGCCTTTACGAGTTTGCTAACGGCAACACCGCGGCCGCGATCGTCATCGCCGTCTATACCATCATCGTGATATCTGTCGTCGCAGATACGTTTTTAAAGCCGATCGTGATTAAATTTATCAACGATAAGCTCGTAAAAATCCCGACCAAGATCAACGAGCTGTTGCTGTTTTTCTCGATGATAGCGGGTATCTCGACGTTTGGCTTTTGGGGACTTATCCTGGGGCCTGCGATCGTGACATTTTTTATCTCGACGATTAAGCTTTATACATTGCTTAAAGAGCGCGCTGTTGTGTAA
- a CDS encoding aspartate carbamoyltransferase, translating into MQDTKEIKISNRYEFQGLKITDLYELENLSIFYATTKAPNECRQRAVIEFYGLKQYHKPAPPFDLVAELLGAVNNVSSIDLCFDRAKPFNLDAFEIVGAGNTAYIKTEMTALERVYFYDKAKKNNLNLPLYRAEATAPIIDLNKPALLPRAERLELQLRQAVRDFSQIIDIATKAQPAKLAYKAKNNKRELRA; encoded by the coding sequence ATGCAAGATACCAAAGAAATAAAAATATCCAATCGTTACGAGTTTCAAGGGCTAAAAATAACCGATCTTTACGAACTCGAAAATCTAAGCATATTCTACGCCACTACAAAAGCCCCCAACGAGTGCCGACAGCGCGCCGTGATTGAGTTTTATGGGCTAAAGCAATATCATAAGCCCGCCCCGCCCTTTGACCTCGTAGCGGAGCTTTTAGGCGCGGTTAATAACGTCTCTAGTATTGATTTGTGTTTTGATAGAGCAAAGCCCTTTAACCTGGACGCATTCGAGATAGTCGGGGCGGGAAATACCGCCTACATAAAAACCGAGATGACGGCACTGGAGCGCGTTTATTTTTACGACAAAGCCAAAAAGAATAATCTAAATTTGCCCTTGTATCGCGCAGAGGCGACCGCCCCGATAATTGATTTAAACAAGCCTGCGTTACTGCCTAGAGCCGAACGCTTGGAGCTACAATTACGCCAAGCCGTGCGCGATTTTTCGCAAATAATCGACATTGCTACCAAAGCGCAGCCGGCAAAGCTCGCATACAAGGCAAAGAATAACAAAAGAGAGCTAAGGGCGTGA
- the panB gene encoding 3-methyl-2-oxobutanoate hydroxymethyltransferase, with translation MLKNDKKVTIYDIINKKGVEPIVMITAYDALFARLFDDYVDIILVGDSLNMSFNGKKDTLSLKMDDALYHVKAVLQGAKHAFVVVDMPFGSYQDEKSALKNATKFIKAGADAVKFEGGLKAAPIVKRLVGEGINVMAHIGLMPQFVRKEGGYKIKGRSEADEARLIEEAKALERAGAFSAVVEGTLSAVAAKVAKSVQMPIIGIGAGADVDGQVLVWSDMLGFFDEFKPKFVKRYLDGANLVRTAVEAYAREVREKTFPSEEFEYKI, from the coding sequence ATGTTAAAAAATGACAAAAAAGTTACAATTTATGATATAATTAATAAAAAGGGCGTTGAGCCCATCGTTATGATCACGGCTTATGACGCTCTTTTTGCGCGGCTTTTTGATGATTACGTCGATATTATCTTGGTCGGCGATAGTCTAAACATGAGCTTTAACGGCAAAAAAGACACGCTAAGCCTAAAAATGGACGACGCGCTTTATCATGTTAAGGCTGTTTTGCAGGGCGCAAAGCATGCTTTTGTCGTTGTTGATATGCCATTTGGTAGCTATCAGGACGAAAAATCAGCGCTAAAAAACGCGACTAAATTTATCAAAGCGGGCGCGGATGCAGTCAAATTTGAAGGCGGTTTAAAAGCCGCTCCTATCGTAAAAAGGCTAGTGGGCGAGGGCATAAACGTGATGGCCCACATCGGACTCATGCCTCAGTTTGTGCGAAAAGAGGGCGGCTACAAGATAAAGGGACGCAGCGAGGCTGACGAAGCACGCTTGATCGAGGAGGCGAAGGCGCTTGAGCGCGCTGGAGCGTTTTCGGCCGTGGTCGAGGGCACGCTAAGTGCGGTTGCGGCAAAGGTCGCAAAGAGCGTGCAGATGCCTATCATCGGTATCGGCGCGGGTGCCGACGTGGACGGGCAGGTGCTCGTGTGGAGCGATATGCTCGGCTTTTTTGACGAGTTTAAGCCAAAATTCGTAAAACGATACCTTGACGGCGCAAATTTGGTGCGAACGGCGGTAGAAGCCTACGCTCGCGAAGTTAGAGAAAAGACCTTTCCGAGCGAGGAGTTCGAGTATAAAATTTAG
- a CDS encoding tetratricopeptide repeat protein — translation MKILLILATFFSALTASNPNFGLGIDSLGEQNEQTQKEKRFSKREAAARQAIENADYDAAFKILSPLCEEGDAMSCAALGSMHFSGLGAQKSNEKAELFFVKSCELGNGTGCFDLALLNVKEIFGPKDENKIFRLYEKGCELGSGAACNNLGLIYESQNDLKKSVNLYAKACRKFDGAGCYNYGRMMHEGLGAERDLASAHKAFDTSCYMKNALGCYALGYVYEHAQGVEFAVYDAYDGYSRACKLGNDDGCRALGFENYEKNIEIYEKFESIAEGCKFGNDSDCKLLKARIAEF, via the coding sequence TTGAAAATTTTATTGATTTTAGCGACGTTTTTTAGTGCGCTAACGGCTTCAAATCCGAATTTTGGGCTAGGCATCGATAGTCTTGGCGAGCAAAACGAGCAAACGCAGAAAGAGAAGCGATTTTCTAAGCGCGAGGCGGCCGCGAGACAGGCTATCGAAAATGCCGATTATGACGCGGCTTTTAAGATCTTATCGCCGCTTTGCGAGGAGGGCGACGCGATGAGCTGCGCGGCACTGGGTAGCATGCATTTTAGCGGGCTAGGAGCCCAGAAAAGTAACGAAAAAGCCGAGCTTTTCTTTGTAAAATCGTGCGAGCTGGGAAACGGCACGGGCTGCTTTGACCTAGCGCTTTTAAACGTCAAGGAAATTTTCGGCCCCAAAGATGAAAATAAAATATTTCGCCTCTACGAAAAAGGCTGCGAGCTAGGCTCTGGAGCGGCTTGCAACAACCTCGGCCTCATCTATGAATCACAAAACGATCTCAAAAAATCCGTAAATTTATACGCCAAAGCGTGCAGGAAATTTGACGGCGCGGGCTGCTATAACTACGGCAGGATGATGCATGAGGGGCTGGGCGCAGAGCGCGATCTAGCAAGCGCGCACAAGGCCTTTGACACCTCGTGCTACATGAAAAATGCGCTTGGCTGCTATGCTCTTGGCTACGTTTACGAGCACGCGCAGGGCGTGGAGTTTGCAGTTTACGACGCCTACGACGGGTATTCGCGCGCTTGCAAGCTTGGCAACGACGACGGCTGCAGGGCTCTGGGCTTTGAAAACTACGAGAAAAATATCGAAATTTACGAAAAATTCGAATCTATCGCGGAGGGTTGTAAATTTGGCAACGATAGCGACTGCAAGCTTTTAAAGGCAAGGATAGCGGAGTTTTAA
- a CDS encoding helix-turn-helix transcriptional regulator, giving the protein MNPLIVKNNTLSPKETAQYLGISTATLWRFMKRDDFPKPKRLTERTIRFLKSDLDTYLQDRSA; this is encoded by the coding sequence ATGAACCCATTAATCGTAAAGAACAACACGCTAAGCCCGAAAGAAACGGCGCAGTATTTAGGTATTTCGACCGCTACGTTATGGCGTTTTATGAAGCGCGACGATTTCCCGAAGCCAAAACGCTTAACAGAGCGCACGATCCGCTTTTTAAAAAGTGACCTTGACACATATTTACAAGATAGGAGCGCGTAA